One Cucurbita pepo subsp. pepo cultivar mu-cu-16 chromosome LG20, ASM280686v2, whole genome shotgun sequence genomic window carries:
- the LOC111783348 gene encoding uncharacterized protein LOC111783348 translates to MEQESGGSMVQVGSNVESNPDSLDRVGKVRKLLFRRMLIGIKDGRFFLGSFYCMDKQGNIILQDAVEYRSTRRSSPSPMEQRCLGLILIPNSCRVSCHVDSTIDEQLALLSV, encoded by the coding sequence ATGGAACAAGAATCAGGAGGATCCATGGTTCAGGTTGGTAGCAATGTTGAGTCTAATCCAGACAGTTTAGATCGTGTAGGAAAGGTGAGAAAGCTTCTGTTCCGTCGAATGCTCATAGGTATTAAAGATGGAAGGTTTTTCTTGGGCTCCTTTTACTGCATGGACAAGCAAGGAAATATCATCCTTCAAGATGCAGTAGAGTATCGTAGCACTCGACGTAGCTCGCCTTCTCCAATGGAACAACGATGCCTAGGTCTTATTCTTATCCCTAACTCTTGCCGTGTATCTTGTCATGTAGATAGTACCATTGATGAACAATTGGCGCTGTTATCTGTTTAG